TTGACGCGTAAGATAGTACGATGTTCGTCGGTAATCACCATACCCTCTTGGCCTTCGAAGGCAATGGCGGCAATTTGCAAATCGGCTTCGATACGCTTACGTTCTGTCATATCTTGCAATACACCGATGCGCCGCACGATGAGACCATCACGACCCCTGTCCAGCTCTACTTGCGACAAGACCCAGCGAATTTCACCATCAATCAGCAGTCTGTATTCCACCTCATAGCGTTCGCCCGCCAAACTTTCTTGCCACAGCTGCAGGATGCGTTCGCGGTCCAGTGGGTGAATTTGATCGATCACCAAATCGCGGTTTATCCGTGTGCCGGCGGTGATACCCCAGATGCGACGGGCTTCGTCCGAACATTCCATGTCCAAACTGCCGGCGTAATTGATCCAGCTACCGGTACGCGAAATCATTTGCGCCCGGCACAGATCGGATTCGCGCAGCGCCAGCTCGGCGGTGCGGTCGGTAATCGTTTTTTCCATGCGGCGCTGCTGTATGCGCGCCTCTAACACCAGTCTTACCAAGGCCGCCAGCAGCAAGGCGAACAACAGTGCCGCGCCGATTTGCCCAGCCTGTACCCATCCCTCAGCCTTGCTGCCGGCACTCATCACATCCAAGGTCCAGATACTGTTCGGCAGGTTCAAGGTTTGCCGCGCAATATACTGTGCTTGGTAGGCTTTGCTTTGATCGATTATCTGAGGCAGGCCGGTGCCGGGATTATTGCGCCACAATTGATATTCATGACCACGCGCAGCGAGCGCAGCCAGTCCGGTTTTTTTCAACAATTCAGGCACTGAAATCACCACCGTTACCAGGCCCCAGAATTTTCTCTCGCCATGTTCGAGGTTCAAAAACACTGGTAAGCGTCCGACCACACCGACATCGCCGCGTGACAGCGTGAACGGGCCGGCCAGGCTCAATTGACCGGTATTTTTTGCCAGTTGGGCTTCTGCTCCACGTAGCGGATCGGTCAACAGGTTAATGCCCAAGCCGATCGTGCGCCAAGCGCTCGGTACGACTTCGCGCGTAATGCCATCGGGTGCCAGATAAAATGCCAAAATATCGGGTTGATAAACCAAGATCCGGCTGGCGAAGCTCTCGAAATTCGTCACCATACCATGTTGTTCATGCACCAGCGCCGCGACCGCATAGGTGGCCGACAGGGCTTGCATGATCTTATGTTCCAGTGCGCGCGCCTGCAGGGTGGCCAATTCATTGGTGCTTGCCAGCGCTTCGTTCTGTCGTGCTTGGTTTAATTGCTCGATCAGGTGCAGACCAACTGCCGATGCGCCGCAAAAAACCAGTGCGGCGCAAAACAGCGGGTTGGTGACAAACTGACGAAAGAATCGCGGCATGATAAGAGTAGGGAAAGCGAAATGATGAAAGTCACACGAACTTAATCCACGTTTTTTATGGTTCTATTTGCAATAAAACCGCATGGCAGTGTATCTTTGAGGGCAATGCAGAACAGTGTCTCAACGATAGCTAACAGCTAAATGCGAGTCAATCTCATTATTACCCTATTCAGACAGTAGCTGATGTGGATCAATGAACACATAAAAATTAATTTTAATATAATTATGTATCTTTGGGGAAACTTAGATGTCCAATTCGAGGATGGGCTATCGATTTATTGGTGCGCACCAAAAAAAGGAGTTTTTCCAGATAAAATTTGTTTTCGCACCAAATAAATGCGCAAAGAGCAAAGTTGCACTATCTTGGTGCTCTGCTGTGGTGCTTGCCAATATGCAGTGGTGCAATCATCCTTGCATGAAACAGTATGCAAAACAAGGATTTAGCAAAAACTGTATTTGTTTATGCGCAGACCGGAAGGTGGCATAGTTTCTGCTATCATCCTTAATTGAGTTCAGCCCTCAGATCCATGCCGGTGCTGCAGCGCAGGTTTTCTCCTGCGCGCTTGCGGTACCGTGATGCCAGAGGCCGGGCTCGGCTTTTTTTCCTATCAGGTGCGTAGTTTATTGCGCCTACCTTGGTATGACTTATTTCCGAATTTATTTTTAGCGCTACTTGAGGAGTTTCACATGGCAATGACAGCCGCAGAAGTCTTGAAAATGGCGAAAGACAACGAAGTAAAATTCGTTGATTTTCGCTTTGCTGATACACGAGGCAAAGAACAGCACGTAACTGTTCCAGTTTCTCAGTTCGATATGGATAAATTCGAATCCGGTCACGCATTCGACGGTTCCTCCATCGCTGGCTGGAAAGGCATTGAAGCTTCCGATATGTTGTTGATGCCGGATCCGAATACCGCCAACATCGATCCATTCATGGAAGAAACCACATTGTTCATGCAATGTGACGTGATCGAGCCATCCGATGGCAAAGGTTACGACCGTGATCCACGTTCCATCGCCAAACGCGCTGAAGCGTATTTGAAATCCTCCGGTATCGGTGACACTGCTTACTTCGGTCCAGAACCAGAATTCTTCATTTTCGACGGCGTCCGTTGGAAAGTCGATATGTCTGGCTGTTTCGTCAAGATTGATTCCAATGAAGCATCGTGGAGCAGTGGCGAAAAAATCGAAGGCGGCAACACCGGTCATCGTCCGGTGGTCAAAGGCGGTTACTTCCCAGTTCCACCAGTCGACAGCTTCCAAGACATGCGTTCGGAAATGTGCCTGATCCTCGAATCGCTCGGCATCCCTGTCGAAGTGCATCACCATGAAGTCGCTGGTGCCGGTCAAAATGAAATCGGTACTAAATTTTCGACCCTGGTAGAACGCGCCGACTGGACACAAAATCTGAAATATGTAGTCTGGAATGTCGCTCACACCTATGGTAAAACAGCGACGTTCATGCCTAAGCCTATCGTTGGCGACAACGGTTCGGGTATGCATGTGCATCAATCGATCTGGAAAGACGGTAAAAATCTGTTCGCTGGCGACGGCTATGCCGGTCTGTCCGACTTCGCACTGTATTACATCGGCGGCATCATCAAGCATGCCAAAGCACTCAATGCGATCACCAATCCAGGTACCAACTCGTACAAACGTTTGGTTCCAGGCTATGAAGCACCGGTTAAATTGGCTTACTCGGCACGTAACCGTTCGGCTTCCATCCGTATTCCTTACGTTGCCAACCCTAAAGGTCGTCGCGTCGAAGCGCGCTTCCCAGATCCACTGGCTAACCCATACCTGTGCTTCTCCGCACTGATGATGGCGGGTCTTGACGGTGTTCAAAACAAGATCCATCCAGGCGAAGCTGCCACGAAAGATCTTTACCATTTGCCACCAGAAGAAGACGCCTTGATCCCGACCGTGTGTTCTTCCCTCGAAGAAGCGCTCGAATCGCTCAACAATGACCGCGAATTCTTGACGCGTGGTGGTGTTTTCAGCGACAGCATGATCGATGCTTACATCGAATTGAAAATGCAAGACGTACAACGCATGCGCATGACAACCCATCCGGTTGAATTCGACATGTACTACTCTCTGTAAGAGTAGGAAATTAAAAAAAGCGGGGGCAACCCCGCTTTTTTTACGTCTACACACCCCGGCAATTGTTACCGCTGGTAAGCTTGAATTGTGTGCGGACGCCGCTTGACATACACTAGCAGTCTGTTTCTGACTATTGATTGAATATGAAGCGATTATTGACCGGCATTATTGTTTTGCTCACCATGGAAGGCATCGCACATGCGCAGACCGAAGTGTTTCTGTGCGTAGACGATACGGGTAAGAAAGAATATAAAAACACCGGTACCACTAAAGGCTGTCGTCGTATCGATCTGCCTGGCATTACCGTCGTGCCGGCACCGCCGCCAATTAAAAAGAGTCAGGCCAAATCGGCTTCCAGCCCGGCTGACTTCCCTAAAGTGGATGAAGGCACGCAAAAAGCCCGCGACTCAGACCGTAAACAGATACTGCAAGACGAGCTTAAAGCTGAACAGCTCAAGCTGACAGGGCTCAAAAAAGACTACAACAATGGCGAACCCGAGCGTCTCGGCAGTGAACGTAACTTCGCCAAATACCAAGAACGCACCATTATGATGAAAGATAATGTCAGTCGCACCGAAAAGAACGTCGAAGCGCTGCAGCGTGAATTGAATAATTTAAAATAGTACTGAGGTAGTAAGGAAATACCAGTCCCGCGCGCATAGCCATGCGCTGTTAGTGGGCATGATGTTTGCGTAAGGTCGCTGTATGCGGCCTTTTTTCATAGGCGGTTCCTTTTTTTTTGTGATGACATTGAAAAATCTTGATTCCTCCTTCAGTGGTCTCGACCTGCTGACCTCCGCCGTCCTCGTGCTCAATGCCGAAGGCGGAATAGTCTTTGCCAACGCCGCTGCCGAAAGCTTGCTCGACAGCTCGCTCAAAGCCCTGAGCCAACAAAAATTGACTGACTTATTCCCCAATTGTGAAGAGTTCTTGCAAGTGTTTCAGCAAGCTCGTGAACACCAATTTGCCGATAAACGCCAAGATCTGACGCTCGAGCGTCCCGGTCGCGATGCCTTACACGTGCACAGCATCGTCACCGCGCTCGACAGCGAAGAAGTGCCAGTACTCATAGAGTTACGCGAAAATGTACAGCAATTGAAGCTTGATCGTGAAGAACGCATGCTCGATCAAAGCAAGGCCAATAAAGAATTGATCCGTAATCTCGCGCATGAAATCAAAAACCCACTCGGTGGCATACGCGGTGCGGCGCAATTGTTGGAAATGGAATTGCCTGAGCGGCAGCTCAAAGAGTTACGCGAATATACCCAAGTCATCATCAAAGAAGCCGATCGCCTGCAAACCTTGGTCGACCGTTTGTTGGCACCGCACCGGCGCCCGCACATCGTTGGTGATGTCAATATCCATGAAGTATGCGAGCGGGTGCGCAGCTTGATCGTGGCAGAATTCCCGCAGGGCCTGAGAATCGAACGCGATTACGACTTATCGATTCCGGAATTTCGCGGCGATAAAGAGCAATTGATCCAATCCGTACTCAATATCGCCCACAATGCGGCGCAAGCCTTGGCTGAGCGTATCCGCGACGGCGACGCCACGCTCACCTTCAAGACGCGCGTGCTGCGCCAGATCACGCTGGCCAAGGTGCGTTACAGGCTGGCATTAGACTTGCATATCATTGATAACGGACCTGGAATTCCGCCTGAGATTCGCAACCGCATTTTTTATCCTTTAGTTTCGGGGCGCGATGGTGGCAGTGGACTGGGCCTCACTTTGGCGCAGACCTTTGTTGACCAGCATATGGGTGTGATCGAATGCGAAAGCCGGCCCGGCTTGACCGATTTCAGAATCCTGATCCCGCTGCCTTAAAAGAAGCGTGGGAAAGTGGAGGGTGCCACAAGCGCCGTCATTGAATGAATGATGTAAAAACAGAAGATAAGACACTATGAAACCAATCTGGATAGTCGACGACGATGATTCAATACGCTGGGTAATTGAAAAAGCCTTGGCGCGTGAAAACCTCGTCACCAAAAGCTTTACCAATGCACGCGACGCCATGAATGCCTTGCAAACCGATACGCCGCAAGTCTTGGTTTCCGATATACGCATGCATGGTGCTTCCGGTTTGGAATTGCTACAGACCGTCAAAGCCAAGCATCCTGGCCTGCCGGTCATCATCATGACCGCATTTTCCGATCTCGATTCGGCAGTTGCTGCATTTCAGGGCGGTGCCTTCGAATACTTGGCCAAACCCTTTGATCTCGATAAAGCGGTCGAACTGATACGGCGTGCGCTCGATGAAAGCTTGCGCGAATCGAGTGTCGAGCAAACCATTTCCGAAACCCCCGAAATACTCGGTCAGGCCCCGGCGATGCAGGATGTGTTTCGCGCCATCGGCCGCTTGTCGCAATCGAATGTCACCGTACTCATCACCGGCGAATCCGGCAGTGGTAAAGAATTGGTTGCCCGTGCCCTGCATAAGCACAGTCCGCGCACGGCACAACCGTTCATCGCGCTGAATACCGCGGCGATTCCGAAAGACTTGCTCGAATCCGAACTGTTCGGTCACGAGCGTGGTGCCTTTACCGGTGCCCAGACCACCCGACGTGGCCGCTTTGAGCAAGCCGAAGGCGGTACTCTGTTTCTCGATGAAATCGGCGATATGCCGTTTGACTTACAAACCCGCTTACTGCGCGTGCTGTCGGACGGACACTTCTACCGCGTCGGCGGTCACCAGCCGATGAAAGCCAATGTCCGTGTCATCGCGGCCACCCACCAAAACCTCGAATCGCGTGTGCGCGAAGGCTTGTTCCGCGAAGATTTGTATCACCGTCTCAATGTCATTCGCCTGCGTTTGCCCAGCTTGCGTGAGCGGCGCGAAGATATTCCTTTACTGGCGAAATTTTTCCTGGCGCAAAGTGCCAAGCAACTCGGTGTCGATGCCAAGCGCCTGTCGGAATCGGCCCTGCAGTTTTTGGCCGGGCTGGATTTTCCCGGCAATGTCAGGCAGCTCGAAAACCTGTGTAACTGGATTACCGTCATGGCACCCGGTCAAACCGTCGAAATTCTCGATTTACCGCCCGACTTGCTGCCGGTGGCCGTGTCCGGCAACGCTTACGCCGAAATCAGAAGCAGCGTTGGCGCGCCTGAGCAGGTGCTGGCACCAGCCCAAGCCGTGCAAAGCAAGCTGCCAGCTGCCGCTAACTGGCTCGCGCTCTTAGAAGAAACCGCCAGTGCCATGTTGGTTGATGGACAAGCCGATGTCATTGTCCAACTGGAGCGCAGTTTCGAAGCTGTCGTGATCAAGGCGGCGCTGAAATTCACGCATGGCCGTAAAAATGATGCGGCGATCCGTCTGGGAATCGGGCGCAATACCATCACGAGAAAAATTCAAGAGCTGGGTATAGACGGCGTCAAAGACGATTGAACGTATCATCAAAAATCTGACTAGGGCTTGAAACCCCGGCCTTCAGAGGCTGTCGCAAAAGGGTATTGAGTCGGTATCATTACCCCAACTGGTGGCCACGTCATTCCTGCGCGCTTTTGGCAGGAACCCAGCGGCGTTCGTGCTTAACTGAAAATGCCAGAAATGATGATGTTTTCAGTGTTAAAAACGACACTGGGTTCCCGCCAAAAGCATGCGGGAAAGACGCGGTATGCGGTGTTTTAGGTGTAAATAGCGTCTGCCAGGCTTTTGCGACGATCCATTTAGTTGTTGAACCAGCCAACTGTGCGGAGCTTGCGCTCCGCACAGTTGCGTATAAATCAAATTTTAACGATTTTTTGCAGAAAAAAGCTGGCGCGTAGTCGTAACAGAGTATCATCATTAACAGCAGGTATGCCTGTGATTCCGGAGCAGCTTGGCGCCGGATGTGCTTCTATCATATCCATTTTTGCTGTCCCCTTCCTATCGGAGATGCTTCCCATGAAGATAGATACTTTGTTTCAGCAGCAAAATGCTTTGCCATCGATACCCAAAGTGGTTCAAGAAGTCATTGATAGCTTTAATAATGACAGCGTCTCGATTGACGAAGTCGCACGTAAGCTCTCGGCCGATTTAGTCTTGAGCGCCAAACTGCTGCGACTGGCAAACTCCTCCTATTATCACGCTTCACGCAGTATCGGCACGGTCGATGATGCGGTGCTCATGCTCGGTTTTATGACCGTACGCACGCTGGTCATCAGCAGCGGTTTAACTGGTGGTTTTAAATCCATGCCCGGGGTCGATTTGAAACGGTTCTGGCGTTACAGCTTATACACTGCGGTCGTCTCCAAATGGCTGGCCAAACAAGTGCGCGGCAATTCAGATTTTGCCTTTACCGTTGGTCTGATGCATGCGATTGGCCAACTCGTCATGCATGCCGGAATGCCGGAGCAGATGCTGCAGATAGATAAAATCGCCGGGCCGCTCGATGCCCGCCGCAGTGATGTGGAAAAAACTTCCTTCGGATACGATTTCTACGATGTCGGTGCCGAGCTGGCCAAGCGCTGGCGTTTTCCGGAAGCGTTTTCGGTTGCCATCGAAGCCTGCGCCGAACCTTTGCAGCATGCCAGTCTGGATATTCCCGCTGCCATCGTCCATTTGGCAGCTTGGCGTGCCCGTGCCGAAGAAAGTGCTTACACCCCGGAAGAATGCGCCGCAACCTTTCCGACCGAAGTCGCGCAAAAAA
The sequence above is drawn from the Undibacterium sp. CCC3.4 genome and encodes:
- the glnA gene encoding type I glutamate--ammonia ligase — translated: MAMTAAEVLKMAKDNEVKFVDFRFADTRGKEQHVTVPVSQFDMDKFESGHAFDGSSIAGWKGIEASDMLLMPDPNTANIDPFMEETTLFMQCDVIEPSDGKGYDRDPRSIAKRAEAYLKSSGIGDTAYFGPEPEFFIFDGVRWKVDMSGCFVKIDSNEASWSSGEKIEGGNTGHRPVVKGGYFPVPPVDSFQDMRSEMCLILESLGIPVEVHHHEVAGAGQNEIGTKFSTLVERADWTQNLKYVVWNVAHTYGKTATFMPKPIVGDNGSGMHVHQSIWKDGKNLFAGDGYAGLSDFALYYIGGIIKHAKALNAITNPGTNSYKRLVPGYEAPVKLAYSARNRSASIRIPYVANPKGRRVEARFPDPLANPYLCFSALMMAGLDGVQNKIHPGEAATKDLYHLPPEEDALIPTVCSSLEEALESLNNDREFLTRGGVFSDSMIDAYIELKMQDVQRMRMTTHPVEFDMYYSL
- a CDS encoding DUF4124 domain-containing protein; amino-acid sequence: MKRLLTGIIVLLTMEGIAHAQTEVFLCVDDTGKKEYKNTGTTKGCRRIDLPGITVVPAPPPIKKSQAKSASSPADFPKVDEGTQKARDSDRKQILQDELKAEQLKLTGLKKDYNNGEPERLGSERNFAKYQERTIMMKDNVSRTEKNVEALQRELNNLK
- the glnL gene encoding nitrogen regulation protein NR(II), with amino-acid sequence MTLKNLDSSFSGLDLLTSAVLVLNAEGGIVFANAAAESLLDSSLKALSQQKLTDLFPNCEEFLQVFQQAREHQFADKRQDLTLERPGRDALHVHSIVTALDSEEVPVLIELRENVQQLKLDREERMLDQSKANKELIRNLAHEIKNPLGGIRGAAQLLEMELPERQLKELREYTQVIIKEADRLQTLVDRLLAPHRRPHIVGDVNIHEVCERVRSLIVAEFPQGLRIERDYDLSIPEFRGDKEQLIQSVLNIAHNAAQALAERIRDGDATLTFKTRVLRQITLAKVRYRLALDLHIIDNGPGIPPEIRNRIFYPLVSGRDGGSGLGLTLAQTFVDQHMGVIECESRPGLTDFRILIPLP
- the ntrC gene encoding nitrogen regulation protein NR(I), whose product is MKPIWIVDDDDSIRWVIEKALARENLVTKSFTNARDAMNALQTDTPQVLVSDIRMHGASGLELLQTVKAKHPGLPVIIMTAFSDLDSAVAAFQGGAFEYLAKPFDLDKAVELIRRALDESLRESSVEQTISETPEILGQAPAMQDVFRAIGRLSQSNVTVLITGESGSGKELVARALHKHSPRTAQPFIALNTAAIPKDLLESELFGHERGAFTGAQTTRRGRFEQAEGGTLFLDEIGDMPFDLQTRLLRVLSDGHFYRVGGHQPMKANVRVIAATHQNLESRVREGLFREDLYHRLNVIRLRLPSLRERREDIPLLAKFFLAQSAKQLGVDAKRLSESALQFLAGLDFPGNVRQLENLCNWITVMAPGQTVEILDLPPDLLPVAVSGNAYAEIRSSVGAPEQVLAPAQAVQSKLPAAANWLALLEETASAMLVDGQADVIVQLERSFEAVVIKAALKFTHGRKNDAAIRLGIGRNTITRKIQELGIDGVKDD
- a CDS encoding HDOD domain-containing protein, with product MKIDTLFQQQNALPSIPKVVQEVIDSFNNDSVSIDEVARKLSADLVLSAKLLRLANSSYYHASRSIGTVDDAVLMLGFMTVRTLVISSGLTGGFKSMPGVDLKRFWRYSLYTAVVSKWLAKQVRGNSDFAFTVGLMHAIGQLVMHAGMPEQMLQIDKIAGPLDARRSDVEKTSFGYDFYDVGAELAKRWRFPEAFSVAIEACAEPLQHASLDIPAAIVHLAAWRARAEESAYTPEECAATFPTEVAQKIGIKPELMLEQMPPLSELSAGLEDLLN